A portion of the Mobula hypostoma unplaced genomic scaffold, sMobHyp1.1 scaffold_125, whole genome shotgun sequence genome contains these proteins:
- the LOC134342198 gene encoding gastrula zinc finger protein XlCGF26.1-like, which produces MAHQRVHTREQPFTCSDCGKGFTLSSKLLTHQSVHTGEKPFTCSVCGKGFTRSYNLQSHQRVHTGEKPFTCLECGKRFTQSFYLQRHLRIHTGEKLFTCSVCEKRFTHLFTLQRHQRVHTGEKPFTCSVCEKRFTHSFTLQRHQQVHTGEKPFTCSVCGKRFTDSSTLQSHHRVHTMEKPFTCSECGKGFTQSSNLQSHQRVHTGEKPFTCSECGKGFTQLHNLQSHQRVHTGEKPFTCPDCGKGFTRSSQLLSHRSVHTGEKPFACSECGKGFTQSSQLLAHQSVHIGERPFTCSVCGKGFTQSSHLQSHHRVHTGERPFTCSVCGKRFTASSQLKVHQRVHTGEKPFTCSVCGKGFSQSSQLQTHQRVHYGERPFTCSVCGKRFTQSSQLQIHQRVHTGEKPFTCSECGKRFTQSSQLLAHQSVHSGEWSFTCSECGKGFTQSSQLLVHQSVHTGEWPLICSDCGKGFTRSSNLLAHQSVHTGERPFTCSECGKGFTHSSKLLTHQSVHTGERPFTCLLCEKRFTQSSCLQRHLRVHTGEKPFNCSECGKRFTHSSTLQRHQQIHTGKKPFTCSECGKGFTQSSQLLAHQSVHNGE; this is translated from the coding sequence atggctcaccagcgagttcacaccagggAACAGCCGTTCAcatgctcggactgtgggaagggattcactttgtcatctaaactactgacacaccagtcagttcacacaggagagaagccgttcacctgctcagtctgtgggaagggattcactcggtcatacAACctgcagagtcatcagcgagttcacacaggggagaagccattcacctgcttagaatgtgggaagagattcactcagtcattctACCTACAGAGACACctgcgaattcacactggggagaagctgttcacctgctcagtctgtgagaagagattcactcaccTTTTCACCCTACaaagacaccagcgagttcacactggggagaagccatttacctgctcagtctgtgagaagagattcactcactctTTCACCCTACAaagacaccagcaagttcacactggggagaagccgttcacctgctccgtctgtgggaagagattcactgattCATCCACCCTGCAGAGTCACCATCGAGTTCACACTatggagaagccgttcacctgctcagaatgtgggaaaggattcactcagtcatccaacctacagagtcatcagcgagttcacactggggagaagccgtttacctgctcagaatgtgggaagggattcactcagttacacaacctacagagtcatcagcgagttcacactggggagaagccattcacatgcccagactgtgggaagggattcactcggtcatcccaactactgtcacaccggtcagttcacactggagagaagccattcgcctgctcagaatgtgggaagggattcactcagtcatcccaactactggcacaccagtcagttcacattggagagaggccattcacctgttcagtctgtgggaagggattcactcagtcatcccacctgcaGAGTCATCACcgagttcacacaggggagaggccattcacttgctcagtctgtgggaagagattcactgcgtcatcccaactgaaggtacatcagcgggttcacactggggagaagccgttcacctgctcagtctgtgggaagggattctctcagtcatcccaactacagactcatcagcgagttcactatggggagaggccgtttacctgctcggtctgtgggaagagattcactcagtcatcccaactacagattcatcagcgagttcacactggggagaagccgtttacctgctcagaatgtgggaaacgattcactcagtcatcccaactactggcacatcagtcagttcacagtggggagtggtctttcacctgctcagaatgtgggaagggatttactcagtcatcccaactactggtacaccagtcagttcacactggagagtggccactcatctgctcagactgtgggaagggattcactcggtcttccaacctactggcacaccagtcagttcacacaggggagaggccgttcacctgctcagaatgtgggaaaggattcactcattCATCCAAGCTactgacacaccagtcagttcacaccggggagaggccgttcacctgcttactctgtgagaagagattcactcagtcatcctgCCTACAGAGACAtctgcgagttcacactggggagaagccattcaactgctccgaatgtgggaagagattcactcactcttccaccctacagagacatcagcAGATTCACACCgggaagaagccattcacctgctcagaatgtgggaaaggattcactcagtcatcccaactactggcacaccagtcagttcacaatgGGGAGTAG